One part of the Asterias amurensis chromosome 11, ASM3211899v1 genome encodes these proteins:
- the LOC139943956 gene encoding uncharacterized protein, which translates to MNKLTVNVPTGRPAVARHTLQISLNRSVPAVTDEDIDRSLFTYPSSSSQKNRVNPTMASSTNEFGTRTPKGGPQSRGSPAGAKIVDFGRNVELQPRGKFNVRGVGVGGFFPPVKLRTGTSGVRFSTSAGSTRSCKSAIHSSPAPSPLNVELAPSKTSRTAGESDRLDASSMDRDWSPTTSRSENLARTHTLQDRPGNPYNTRAAASRETLSVKESSPSPSPQAFKSGNNHATTGSSKSGTPDQQRASKDAAWVRSFKVKQRRNNRVKELMESKPAGLALTSPTNMGSSVW; encoded by the exons ATGAATAAACTCACAGTGAATGTACCTACGGGTCGGCCTGCCGTGGCCCGACACACGCTACAGATTTCCCTCAACCGTTCCGTACCCGCAGTCACCGATGAGGATATCGACAGGTCTCTGTTTACCTACCCATCCTCATCGTCTCAGAAGAATCGTGTCAACCCTACGATGGCTAGCAGCACCAACGAGTTTGGAACAAGAACACCGAAAGGTGGTCCACAGTCTCGCGGTAGTCCGGCCGGGGCAAAGATTGTAGACTTCGGGAGAAATGTGGAGCTTCAGCCGAGGGGAAAGTTTAACGTCAGGGGTGTGGGGGTTGGAGGTTTCTTTCCCCCGGTGAAGTTGAGGACGGGTACGTCTGGAGTTCGGTTCTCTACATCGGCTGGAAGTACGAGATCGTGTAAATCCGCCATCCATTCG AGCCCAGCACCATCCCCACTCAATGTTGAACTAGCCCCTTCGAAGACTTCCAGGACGGCGGGAGAGTCTGACCGCCTGGATGCGTCGTCGATGGACCGGGACTGGTCCCCGACGACATCACGGTCAGAGAACCTTGCGAGGACGCATACATTACAAGACAGACCCGGTAATCCTTACAACACGAGAGCTGCTG CTTCGAGGGAAACACTTTCAGTCAAGGAGTCGTCCCCCTCCCCATCTCCGCAGGCCTTTAAATCAGGCAACAACCACGCCACTACTGGAAGCTCAAAATCCGGAACGCCCGACCAGCAACGTGCCAGCAAAGACGCAGCGTGGGTGAGATCCTTCAAGGTCAAACAGCGAAGGAACAACAGAGTCAAGGAACTGATGGAGAGTAAACCGGCTGGACTGGCCCTCACGAGTCCAACCAACATGGGTAGCTCAGTTTGGTGA